The genomic segment TGCGGTATTGTTGTTGTGAGACGTAGTAACTTGATGCGGTGGTGGTACTTAGTGTTGTGGTCTATGCATTGCAACGTTTTTTTTTTCGAGGTATGCATTGCAACGTTATGCTACGATACGGTGGGATgattttgtgttgtttgttggaCATGTGGTTTGGCCCGGACCTACCTAgtacctccccccccccccctctctctctctctcttcctccacACGCGTTGCTGCCTACCATGGGTGATGCGTGGCCGCCTCCTTCGTCGTCTTCTCTCCTTCATTCTTTGCCATTTCTTTCCCCTCAAAGCTCATTTGTCCTCGAAAGGGATTTGCACCACTAGTTGCGAAATAAACCAAAGCAAGtgaaatgcaaagaaaaaagaaaagaaaggatgaTGTAAACAATTGCCCTGCATCCCTCTTAGCCTCCTTTACCCTCCAAAGAGCCCTCTTTAGCATAATTCAAACTGAAAACAAGAAggaattatgaaaccaaaataCAAGCCCACTTTAGCAATTTTCTGTTGTGCTTTCCCATTTCTTTCCTGGAATTTTGCCACCAGTTGAACAAAGCATgagatgaaaagaaaagaatcgaGGCACCAAACGTTGGCGccattaaaaaaagaaatactacTGTAGTACTCTACTGAACGAAGGGCGAGAGGGGTGAGGTTTGGTTTGTTTCAAAACGacaagggagggagggaggcctTCTgggcttgcttgcttgcttccaaATCCAAATCGCTCGGCTCCATGCTCCCCCACGctctcctcccgctcctcctcctgctcgccGCCGATGGCGCCGCGGCGCAAGCAGGCCTCCCGTCCTACCCCATCGGCGTGAACTACGGCGCCAACGCCGACAACCTCCCCacccccgccgccgtcgcctccttCCTCGCCACCAAGACCACCATCAACCGCGTCAAGCTCTTCGACGCCAACCCGGCCTTCCTCTCTGCCTTCGCCGCCAACGCCCCCGCCATCTCGCTCGCCGTCTCCCTCCCCAACTCCGTCCTCCCCTCCCTCGCCGACAAGGCCACCGGCCTCGACGCCGCGCGCGGATGGGTCCGCGACAACCTCGCCGCCCAGGGCGCCAACGtcaccctcctcctcgccggcaACGAGATCCTCGGCCCCACCATCGACCCCAACCTCGTCGTCGCCCTCCTCCCCGCCATGCGCCGCCTCAACCAGGCCCTCCAGCTCGAGAAACTTCCCCAGGTCCGCGTCACCACGCCGCACTACCTCGGCATCCTCGCGCCCTCCGACGGCATCCCCTCCAACGCGCGCTTCCGCCCCGGGCTCGACGACAAGATCCTCGCGCCCATGCTCAAGTTCCACAGGGAGACAGGGTCGCCCCTCATGGTGAACGCCTACCCCTACTTCAGCTACAACGCGCAGACGCTCGACTACGCCATCTTCCGCCCCAACCGCGGCATCTACGACCCGGCCACCAAGCTCAACTACACTAGCATGTTCGACGCCCAGATGGACGCCATCTACACCGCCATGAAGAAGCTCGGGTACGGCGACGTCGAGATCGCCGTCGGGGAGGCCGGATGGCCCACGCAGGGCGAGGCCGGCCAGGTCGGCGTCGGCCCCGAAGAAGCCAGGGACTTCAACGCCGGGATGATTCGGGTATGCAGCGGCGGCAAGGGCACGCCGCTGATGCCGGGCAAGACCTTCGAGACCTACATCTTCTCCCTCTTCGACGAGAACCAGAAGCCCGGCCTCATCGCCGAGAGGAACTTTGGcatcttcaaaccggatttcaCGGCCAAATACTATCTCGGACTCCTCCGACAAGGCGCGGTCAGTATCCATCTCCTCTCACCCACTCACTGCTGTTAATCTGTTTCttgtttcaaaattaaaatacgCAACCAATTTACTTGCCCACAACACAAACTCAACTCGGTGCCAAAATTTGACTGCGAGCGTGTACGCCTctcaaaagaaagagaggaaatGAGACGCGGAAAGATGGTGTTTTGAATTAAAGAATGTCTTCAGAGATGAGATGCCAGGGAGGTCATAGGGTCGCGTCACTGTGTCAAagattgcattttttttaaccaCCACTGCTCctgatattttattcttttatggTTTCGAGGGAACGAATCAATGGGTTATCTCATATATGGCCATTTGACACCGTTGAAAGCGAACTTTAAACCGACATGCCATGCTAGCTAGATCTGGACATATGTTTAGCTTCTCTGCCTGCCCGTGTCCTCTTGTCAATAGATCATCGGTATATCCTTTGCTCGAAACCATGTGGTCCTCGATTTCAGCCAGAAAAATCACTCCAAAATTCCACATGCTGATTGTACTTACATTGTTAGGTTGAATCATCCATCATCAAAGGTGGTGTAGCCACGAGGTGTGTCAGTGTGTGGAGTGGACCGACCCCTCTGCCTCTGGAAAGGGCTGCTTTCGTTTCCAACTTTTGCTCTCTCATCCGCATGATTTTTAGTATTCTAGTTGTCGAAAGATTAGAATGTTGCCTCGGCTGGTTGCTTTTCTCGATGGATGCAGTGACAGCATCCCATGTGCTGATGCCTTGGACACCTCTGGATTTTTTAGCCTTGCTGTTAGTACATAGTACTCTGTTTAGATCCGAATGCACACGTTGCTACCTGTGTGATGAGATGCTGCTGCTCCGAATCTACTTGCTACCTGGCACCGGGTAATTCTCAGATTTTTACATGGTACATCTTAccaatgtaaaaataaataaaacctGAGAAACTGCAGGTCTTTTGgcttccattatctaaaaacacCAGCAATGTAACAGGATAACCACAAGCTTGTGTAGTGAATAATTTGGATGATCTATTGGTTGGGTGATTTCCATTCCAGTTGCTTTGGTTTACTACTTTACTGGTAGGCTCTTATAGTATATGCAAGGGGAACCGTAAAGAGTACGTAAAAATTTGACTGcatattgaacaatatgaatGAAATGATTTTCAGGGTCTAGTGCCTTAAACCAAATTTTTATGGACATTATACCCAGATGTTGCTTTCTAGATAGGACCTAATGCAGCTTGTGCCACACACTGCTTATAAATGGATAGACCTTCTGGAGTGCACCACCATTCTAGTAGCTTATTATAGGTGGTCCTGATTTGGGTTGTATGAAATATGGGCATATATGATATTGATTTGTTGGTATCACTTTTATTTCTTCAAAGATGCGTCCGCAAGTAGCTACCTTAAGCAAAGGGGATGGGCTTAAGATTCTGAATGTCGTGGGTCTCAAGCTCAACCAAAAATAGGCCTCAAAACTTGTTATATGGTTTACCAAGATGCCTATTGGATACTTCCAAATGAGGATTGGTCAATCGGTTATCGCCAGCAACAAGTCAGGCATCGTATAGATAATAAATGGGATGGAGCAGTGCGGTTTCAAACTTTTCTAGGTCTATCTTTCTAAATTTCTATGCATGCATTGCCGTCTCAATCTCTTGAAACTTTTAGCCCCAATTCTGCTTGAGCTATATATTTTGGTGCACATGTGAGTAGCTTCTCCAGTAGTTTAATCAA from the Phragmites australis chromosome 19, lpPhrAust1.1, whole genome shotgun sequence genome contains:
- the LOC133900604 gene encoding glucan endo-1,3-beta-glucosidase-like, with product MLPHALLPLLLLLAADGAAAQAGLPSYPIGVNYGANADNLPTPAAVASFLATKTTINRVKLFDANPAFLSAFAANAPAISLAVSLPNSVLPSLADKATGLDAARGWVRDNLAAQGANVTLLLAGNEILGPTIDPNLVVALLPAMRRLNQALQLEKLPQVRVTTPHYLGILAPSDGIPSNARFRPGLDDKILAPMLKFHRETGSPLMVNAYPYFSYNAQTLDYAIFRPNRGIYDPATKLNYTSMFDAQMDAIYTAMKKLGYGDVEIAVGEAGWPTQGEAGQVGVGPEEARDFNAGMIRVCSGGKGTPLMPGKTFETYIFSLFDENQKPGLIAERNFGIFKPDFTAKYYLGLLRQGASGAPNPSPNPSPKPSPNPSSNPSPSGGGKWCVVKAGADATDLQNNINYACGYIDCKPIQSGGACFDPNNVQSHAAYVMNAYYQASGRHDYDCDFKGTGVVTSDDPSYGSCKYVS